The nucleotide sequence GGGATTGCGTGAACGCATGCAGCCCTTCCCGCTTCACACGCTCCATCATCAAGTACACAAACCGGCTCAGGCCGAACGCAATACACATCGTATCGACCGGTTGGTCGTTTGTATCGTTAATATTGAAGTTTTTCGAGAAATGCTGATGATGCTTGTTCAGCGAAGCAATCGCAATATACTTCTGCTTCTCTTCACTGTATACGGACAGTTCAATCTTGTTGTCCGACACGAGCTGGCTAAGCAACTGCTGCATCGCATTCTCGTCGAAGAAAATATCGTTCGCCGTCTCAATCTTATAGCGGAAGCCGAAGGCATGCCCGCACATTACGAACAGGGCGACCAGACCCGGATGAATGCCGATCAGCTTGTCGCGCGCTCCGAAGAAGATGCCTTCCCGCATCTTGAATTCGTTCAGCCGCTCCTCGTTGTTCAGATTGCCGGACTCGTCGCGGAATACTGAACCCGACATGGACAGCGTCACCATCTCGCCGCTTTCGATCTTGCGATTCTCGAACAGCGGATAGCTGTGCAAGCAAATAGCCGGCGTCAAGATATCCTTCGGCACCTTCGTATACTGCCGCAGCCGCTCGTCATGGCAGATGCCGTTCTCGTCCGATGCATCGCTCCAGAAAGGCAGGAACTCGTCGAACACCTCCGGATCATTGCTGATCGGCGAGACGAAGCTGATATGCTGGCAGCCCGTCTTGAAATAGCCCGCACGATCTACAACAGAAGAAGAGATCATGGAAGGCGGCTTCATCTCTTCCGCATGAAACGCCTTTTGCAGCACCGTCATAAAGAAGCGATCCAGTGCGTCCAGAACCACAGCAGTTTCGTTGGCATATACGTTCAAGCCGGGTCTGACCTTGTATGTCTGCTCGCCGAACATCGGCTCACCCATGCGTCCGGTGCCTGCCTGCAGCTGTTGAAGCAAGCTATCTACCGATTCCAGGAAGGATGCTTGAAGCGTCTCCGGCGCATGCTGCTCTGTATAAGCCTGCGCTTGGTCGCTGTCGGAATCGAACAGCACCTTGCTCTGTATCCGTTCGTTGATTCTGGCAAATTTCCGCAGACTTTTCTCTATCGAAGCTTTTACCTTCTGCTCCGGCAACGGTGTCTCGGATTCCAGGACAACGCGCTGGTTGTCCTGGAAGGTGACACTCGTAATTTCCGGAAAATAAAAGCGCAGCTGATACTGCAGGGTCTTCTTGACTTCGGCGTGGGTGACAGGACAGTCCACTTCCAACCTCAATTCATCCGCCTCCTTATTATGAAGCTTCGCTCGCACTAAGCTTCTGCAAGATAAAGTCTGTCATGACCTCAATCGTGCTGAAGTAATCTACTGTAATCTCGTGAGGCTCATACACGATCCCGAACCGGTCTTCGATTTCCACCATCAGGTTGACCATGATGATCGAATTGTAATGATCGTCAAGCTTCGTGTCATCCTTCCAGTCGCCAAGCGCATCCGGTTCCTCGACCAGCCTGACTACAGCATCTCGCAAAAACGCCTTGATCTCCTCTACTTCGTGTGTCGCACTCATCCGTTCACCTACCTCCTACTGGCGCTTGCTGCCGCGAATCCACGTCGTCCAATCTACATCTTCTCCAGCAGATCGATCCGTTTCAAGTCGAAGAAGCGCGTCAACAGATCCTTCTTCCACTTGTACTTCACATCAGGGTTGCCGCCATCGATAACCTGCTCCAAATAATCGGTGTTGGCAGGCTTAATCCGTGCCATCATGTCGACGAATCCTTGATTCTCATTGAGGACAGGGAAGAACGTGCGCGTATATTCAAGCGCATAATAGCAATCTTCCACAATATCGTTCTCGGTCAAGATTTGAACAAACTTTTCCCAGTTGATGCTCAAGTTCGGATCGGTCAAAAAGCCGTAAATATCGACGAATTTGTACAAGCCCATGTCTCTTTGCCATTCCACCCATGTAATGACCTGCGCTTCCTTGAACAAATGGACGCACAGATGGGCGAGGAAATATTCCTTGGGCAGCGCACTGACCTTTTGTCCGTTGTCGAAGGTGTAATCCTCCGATTGCGCAATGAAGTTGCTAACCGCTTGCTCCGTACCGTGCGGCAGCCAGTCCAGCGAGAAGTTGATGTCGATCTCAATCAGATTAATGCCCGGATCGTCAACCACCTTCCGGAACGGCACGACCTCGCCATAGTTCATCCGATAGTTGATCAGCTCTCTTCGCGTAGCAGGCACGACAATATTTTGATTCTCATCGTGGAAGCCTTGAATAAAGCCGAGCTCCTTGAATACATTGCTGCAAGCCGTCAGATCGTCTCCATTGAGCAGAATATCGATATCGCTCGAGATGCGGCAGCCTGCCGGATAGATCGAGTGAGCCAGAATCGATCCCTTAAGGAAGGCATGCGGAATGCCGCTCTCCTTCATCGCTTTCGCAATTTGCGTAATATATTGATTGTGCGACTTCGTGCGCAGCTCCTGTACCTGATGCACCAGGAACAGCACCATCTCGAATTCACGATTGAAAAACGGCGCATTGATCGCACGAAGCGTGTGATAAGCGATGCCCGCTGTCCGGTTGTAGGTCAGATGTCCCAAAATTTCAGCTAGATCCAGCTTTTGGCCAAGTATTTCTTCGACACGTTCCTTGTCTGCTGTACGGAATTGCGACAGCTGCAGAACCAGTTCCTGCTCCAGAGTAATATTCTCGTATTTGGTTAAAGTCGTCATTGTTTCACACTCTCCCTTTGTTCATAGGTAGGACAGAAACTGTCCTTAATTGTCTGCATACCGTTGATTCACTACTTCGATTCTGCCCTCAATCTGCGGATTGACGACTTCCTTCGATTCAATATACTTGGCCAGCATATCGCTCAACAGCTCGCCCCGGTACAGCACCTTCGCATCCTTCAGCATGTCATAGCCGTCACCGCCGGAAAGCAGATAGTCCGTAATCGCCACCTTGTAGGTACGCTCCCTGTCGAGCGGCTGCCCGTCCTTCGTGATGCTGACAAGACGCTTGCCCGCCGGCTTGGAGCCGTCGATCTTGTAGCTAATGCCCGACACCTGCGGGAATCCGCCGTTGCTCGCGCCGTATGGCCACGTCTTCAAACCGTGCTCAATCGCCTCGTACAACACTTCCCCCTTGAGCTCCACCGTCACCAAAGTATTGACGAACGGAAGGGCGCTCGAAATGCTGTACAGATCGATCTCTCCCTGATCGATACTCTCCCGGATGCCGCCGCCGTTGAACAGCGTAATATCCGCCTCGCCGACCTCTCTCATTGCATCCGTGATCAGATTGGCGAAATTTGTCTCTTTCGTGCGCACATTCCATCGCAGACCGTCCAGCACCTCAGGCGATGTGCCCACTATGCGCTTTCCTTCCTCCAGTGCCAGCGCATGGTATCTTTCCGCAATCGCACGGATTTCCGGGTCCTCCTTGCTGGTGTCAGCCGATTGCCTGATCGACCAGACAACCTTGTCTACTTTGCCGTTGCGGAAGTACATGTCGGCTACCCCAAGATGTGTCGTGTAGCTGCCTGCTTCCGCGATGAACGTATCGTTAATTTTCTCTACCTTCTCGTAGAGCGCATGCCCATGACCGGACAGGATGAAGTCGATGCCCTCCACGCCATGCTCCAGCACCAGCTCCTTGTCCATGTCATCGCCCAGATGCGAAAGGAAGATGATGGCATCTACATTTTGCTCTTGAAGCAGCGCAATCTGCTCCTTCGCATGCTTGACCGGGTCCTCATACGTAATGCCTGTTGTGTCGTACACCTGCATGTTTTGCAGAAATTGCTTTGTCGTCAAACCGAACACGCCGATCTTCAACCCGTCAACCTCGAACACCAGATGTCCTTGATAGGCAGGCTCCCCGTCCTTGAAAATATTCGCGCTGATCATCGGGAAATTGATCTCTTCTTCAATCTCCTTCGCGCGATTCCAGTCCCAGTTGTACTCATGGTTGCCGGGAACCATCGCGTCGTACCCCATCAGATTCATCGCTTCGACCAAACCTGCGCCTTGTCCGACCGCGGCTTCCGGCGTCCCGTGGAACGCATCGCCGCTGTCCAGCAGAAGCGTATTCGGATTGCGCTCCCGTTCTTCATCGATCAGGCCCTTCATCAACGCCAAGCCCATCTCCAGATACGTCTCGCCCAGCGTCACGTACTCCCCGTTGACGTTGTTGTAGCGCAAATGCCCGTGGATATCGGCCGTGTTCAATATTGTCACTTTTTTATCGTAGTAGCCTACGGTGACGAGCAAGTCCTGAAAATTGATTGCGCGTATGGCAAAGTAACTCAAGCCCGCAATCAAGACGACGCCGATCACGATCAGATTTGTATATTTTTTCATTTTTCAAAGATCCCTTCTTCATAAAAAATCCTCTTCTATCTCCCTGCATCAATACATGGCGTTGCCGGAGCTCGAATAGCTTCGAACGCCGATTCGCCAGAAAAGACTGACAACCACGAACATCAGCACGCCGACCACCGGCGTCATATACATAAATCCGTCCCAGAACAGCTCCATATCTTCCCTGCGTATGAAATACTGTGTCGGAAAATAATTGACGAACGAAAACGGCACAATGAAAATTAGCATTTTTTGAATCAGCGAAGGATAGAAACTGATCGGATATCCCGCAATTCGCCGCGCGTTGAAGAAGATCAGATTGCGGACATTCTCGATCCGAATCGCCCAGAAGCTCATGACTGCCGTCAGCATAAAGATGGATGCTTGAATAACAGCGCCGCCGACAATAACGGAAATGTAAAATAATATATTCGACGCATTCCATATAATGCCGACGGAGAAGGCGGTATTCATGAATAGCAGCAAGCCGACCACACCATGGCCAAGCGTTGCAGGCAAGTCGATCTTCGACGCGATCACCTGAAACAGCAGTCCCCGCGGTCTCGTCAAATAACGGTCAAATTCACCGCTGTGCACCAGCTGGTCGAAATCCCGCACCCCGGCAAAAATAAAAACAAACAAACTATAAGACAAGAACAGGAAGCTGTACAGGAAAAACAGCTGATTCATGTCCCAGCCGCGGATGTGCAGGAATCGGGCCAAGATCAGCAGCATGACTACAACCGCAATCATCTCCCGGCAGAAGATGGCAAGCGTAATCATGGAACGGTCCAGCTTGAATTCCAGTGTCACCTTCAGGCTGAGCTTGGAATATTGATAGAGCAAGTTCATCATTTCAAAAAATCCCGAGTTTCTCACGGTTACCCTCCCTGTACGACCAATTTCTTCGCCGCTCTCTTCCACAAGATATGCCCGATGCTGAACAGAACGAGTATCCAGATGACTTGCTTCAGGATGCTCATAAAGATTTCATCTTCCGGCATCATCCCAAGATAAATCAAAATCGGCGTGTAGAAGATGGCGTTGAATGGGGTCATCTCGATAAAATCAATGAGCCAAGTCGGCATAAACCAGATCGGGATCAGCGCCCCGGACAGGATCATGACCGCAGCGTCCTTGATCGTCACGAGACTGAAGGTCCAGTAAAACCAGAACGAGCTGATCCATACGATGAAGTTAATATGGTACAGCACCAGATATCCGAGCATCGCGCTGAGTATAAAATACAAGAGCATCTGCGTAGAGAATGGCGGCAGCAGGCGGAACAGGAAAATCGACAGCAGCATCGCCGGAATAAACTGCATGACGAGTTTGAACAGCATGGATCCCATATGATAGGAGAATACGTACAAGCGGAAGTAGATCGGCTTCAGCAAATCGGTGGAAATCAAGCCTGACCGCACCTTGCCCTCGATATAATACTCGTCCATCTGATAGACCGTCTGCATCAAGAACGAAATGACGATATACGTGATCAGGATGTTCAGCTGCAGTCCGGCAAGCGCGCCCTCCTCTTCATTAATCGCACGCCAGATCGCGATATTTACGAAGATCAACACGATCGCATTGATCAAGCTGGCTACGTAATCAACGCGATAGACGATGTGATTCTGGAACGACTTCTTAGCTAACTCCAGATAAAGTCTCATCGAGGTGTATCCCTCCCTGATAAATTTCGCGGATAACACCCTCGATTTCCGGCTCTTGCACGGTAATGTCGACAATGCCGTACTTTTGCGAAAGTGTGTTGATCAGGCGGGAAACCTGGGTTTGATCCTTCTGGAATTCAAACCACTTCTTATTGCCTTCTTCCTTGATCAACTCGGCGCCAGGCAGCTGGACATTCGGGATATATTCACTGAATTCGACTCGGAGCACACGGCTTTTTCCGTACTTCTCCTTGATTTCCTCAACGGTGCCGTCGTAAATTTTCTTGCCGTGATCGATGATGATCATCCGTTTGCACGTCTTCTCGATATCGGACATATCATGGGTTGTGAACAGCATCGTCGTGCCCCGTTCCCGATTGACAGTGCGGACAAATTCGCGAATCTGCTCCTTCGCCACTACGTCCAATCCGATTGTCGGCTCATCGAAGAAGATGATTTCCGGGTTGTGCAGCAGCGCTGCGGCGATATCAGCCCGCATCTTCTGGCCCAGACTAAGCTGGCGAACCGGCTGCTTCAGAAACTCATGGAGACCCAATATATCCGTAAAAAGTTCCATATTTTCCCTGAAAACGTTATCTGGTATTTTATATATATATTTCAACAAATCATAAGTGTCGGCGACCGGCAGATCCCACCACAGCTGTGTGCGCTGACCGAAGACCACCCCGATTCTGGAGGCGTTTTTCTTGCGATCCTTGTAAGGGGACAAGCCGCCGACAGTAATCGTGCCGGACGTCGGCGTCAGAATGCCTGTGAGCATTTTCACCGTCGTGGACTTGCCGGCACCATTGGGGCCGATAAAACCAACCGTCTCTCCTTTCTCGATCGAAAAACTGATGGAGTCCACTGCCACTTTCTTGGTGTACTCGGGTATCAACAAGCTTCGAATAGAGCCCAGCAAGCCCTTGTGCCTGACACTCAACTGGTACTCCTTGACCAAATTATCCACTTCAATCAGTGCCACCTTGCTCAACTCCTCAAGTTACGGAATGCAGACCGAGCTTCTGCTCTACGGTTTCCGCAAGTTTATTAATCGTATTCAGATTTTCCAACAACAGCTCCTCGTCATTGAAGATGACGTCGAATTCCTCCTCAATCGACAACACAATATCGACACAGTTCAACGAGTCCATCCCCAGGTCGTTCAACGCATCGTCTCCGGCAACCTGCGACATTCGATCGGCGTCAATTTCCAACACAGTCCCTATAATTTCACCAATTTTCTCGTGTGTGGTCACTAGTTCCCCCCCTCTCCTGCAAAGTGATGAATAGGAATATATCATAAGCGTCGTAAGTAACCGCTTACGAAAGCGAGATAAAAAATTCAGAAAATACTTACTTTATCGAATTCTTTGTGCTACAATGATCCAAAATTGGAGTATGAACCAAGAAAGCTGACAAATTTCGCATTTCTGAAAATTCATACTTCATAATATCCCGCTTGTCTTTCTACCGTCAAGCCCTTATTGTAAATTGTATTCTGATTGTAAAGGGAGGAAACTTATGAGCGCTTTGCCAGGAATCAGAGAAAAACTCGAGGTTTTGGATGTACAGGAGCTGAAGGAGGCTTTTTTTAGTCGTGCGAATGAAGTGGATGCAGCCTTCCGCTTCCCGCATGAAAATTTTGACGACATCGTCAGCAGAAACTTGCATGCTTTGCCGCTTTCTGAAGAGTTCGGCGGCCGGAACTACGGTTTTGAGAGAATTTTCGACACGCTTGTCGAAATGGCTGCAGGCTGTCCGTCGACAGCGCTTTGCATGGCGATGCATTACTACACGCTCGCAGGCTTGAGCCGGATGCCCGAAACGCCCATGCTGCGCCAATTGTTCCAGGATGTTCACGAGAACGGCGAGTTCATCTCTTCCTTCAACCAGCCTAATGTCATGTCCCAATTCAACAAGGCAAGCGGCTTCGAACTGGTGAAAGTCAAGATCGACAAGGTGGAGGGCGGCTATCGCATCAACGGCAGAAAGCATTTTGTCTCCGGATGTGAGCGCTTTAAATACTTGCCTGTCTATGGCTATCAGGAAAATACCAAGAGCAAGCTGGGCATGACTGCGCTGATGGTCACCCGGGACGATCCCGGGGTCGAAATCAAGAATGCCTGGAACCTGTCTGCGATGAAAGCCTCCATGAGCCATCATGTGGAAATGAGCGATGTGTTCGTTCCGGACGATCGTCTCATTGGCCGTGAAGGATATGGGGTCGAGGATACGAATGAGCTGTCCTACTGGTCAAGACTGGCGATCTCCGCTGTGTATCAAGGTATAGCCAAATCCGCTGTAGAGCACACAATCTCCATCATGAAGCGCAAGCGGGATCTGTATTCGCAGACGAATCTGGCCACTATGCCGGGCCCGCAATTTACATTGGCAGAGATGAAAATTCAGCTTGAGGTCGCATCCAACCAACTCCGCGGATTCGCGAGGCAAGCCGACGAAGAGCGGGCGCGCGGCGAGTTCACAGACGACTTGTTTCAGAAATCGCTCATTACGAAGTACTATGTCACCAACACGGCGAACGAAATTGTCCGTCTCGCGATGCAGGTGGAAGGCATGGCTTCGTTGAATCAGGGGGGACTGCTGGAAAGACTGCACCGTGACGTTCGGGCAGCAACGTTCCACCAGCCCACCGATGATCTGCTTAAGGAAATTTTGGCCAAGCGGACGCTTGGCGTCGTTACGCTAAGGAACCGCTGGAACTGACACTGGTCTGGCTTCGCGCGCTTGCAGCTTGTCCAGCACCTGTTCCAGGACAAGCTTCTCCGCGGCCTTCATCTGATCAATGAGCTCCATGACCGACTTGATCCAATCCTTATTCTCCATTCTCGCGAATTTCATAAGCGAAAGCTTCATGGAATGAGCCTGAGCAACCACTTCGCCATAAGCCTCTGACAGCTGGTCCGCTGCGTTCAGGAAGCCTTCGCGCTCCATGTACTGCAAGCGGGCCTGCATGCATTTTTTATGCTCGTGCACGATGTGCACGCCGCGCACGTCCGAGCGAACCCTACCTTCTTGCAACAGCTCGAAATATTCCTGCAGGGAGTTGTACACATCCATCCCAAATGCGGCATCAATCGGCTGCTTGTACATCCGGAACCGTTCCGAGGTGTTGCGCGACTGCAAGTAATCATCCAGCAGATCAATCACAAGCTGGAGATCCAGCGCTGATCTGTAGTTCGGATTGTACTTCATTATGAACAGGTATGACTGCCAGCTGTGCCGGGGATCGGCATGTCTGAAAGCGCTATCAAGATCTTCGAATGCAATCGGGCTTCTGCGAAACAACCCTCTTGTATCAAAGCCGATAAAATCAAACAGCCGCTCGTCCCGGTCATAGCCGTAAATGAAATGATCATGGATAAAGTGTCGCGTCTGATATTCGTCGCGTTCAGGCAGAAAATACTTGTCCAAGAACAGATACAGGTAATAGTCTGAATCCAGGCACTCGCAGATGAAGGAAGCGATATCGCCGAAGCCTTTCGCGAAGACCTCTCTGGAAATCTTCTCAACCGTCAGCCATGGAAAGAGGTCCTTGGCCAAATCGTAGTTGTAAAAGTTCAGATAATCGTGGTGCATGTTATTCGGAATGTCTCTGTAGCATCGCAATTGAATGTAGTTGCTGTAAAACCACGGATAAAACTCGGGATAATGGGCCCCGATCGTCAGCGTGTAGGCATGATGGAGAAAGCCTTGGATGGGCGGTTCCGCAATGGGCAGCTGCCGTTTGCGGGGTTTCGTCATTATCAATACCCCCTTTACGGAAATTAGATCTATGAAATCTGGGTGTGTAACTCATTATAGTACTAAGCGATAATAATTTCAATTTTCAGTTTTTTTATTGTTTCTATGCCACCCGTGCTAGGCGATCCCTGCAGCCTTAACCGGCTGCCGGTGGAATGGTCTGCAGCGGAGTGATCCGCGGTTCCTTGAACCGATTGTTCAGCTGGACGGCGCGTGGCTGCTGCGGTTCCTTGATCCGCCTGCTTGGCTGGACGGGCGCGTGGGCGCGGTCATTCGTTCCACTGGGCGTGCGTTCATATACTGCTACCATAAATTTATAGTAGGAGCTTCACAAATTCTCTCGAAAAGCGCGCCCTGAGCACCATTTTATTACCCATTTACTAAAAAGAGTGGAAGTCAGCGTAACAATGAATAGTAAACGGGTAATAAAGTGGCGTTTCACTGTCTTAATCATAACAATTACATGTCATTGCTACCAATAATAAATAGTAGGTCTACCATTAAGTTAGCCGTTGCCGCGAATGAAGCTGCACCATTGCTTGCCCAACTGCCGAACGCAGCCGGAACCAATCGATCAGTCAGACGATCGGCTTTTATCTTGGTATGCGAGGCGGTATAGCCGCTCGGCCAGTTTCATCCAGCGCTTTCGTTCCTGCTCGGAGGGCGCAGGGATACGGAGGCTGAATTCCAGCAGCGTTTCGGCTGGCAGTCGGCCGCCATGTCTGCGTTCCAGGATACGCCACTGCTCCAGCAGCGCCTCCCGGCTGTCTGCCGGCATCAGGCTGCCGCTTCCCTGTTGGCGGCGTTCACTCGCTCGCCGCACCCACGATGCCCCCCTGGCGAGCAAGGCCAGCCCCGCCCCGCTTATGCCCGCCAACCCGAACAACAGCCACCAATTCCAGCGGCCGGCAGCGTTAACGGCAAGCAAAAACC is from Xylanibacillus composti and encodes:
- a CDS encoding ABC transporter permease: MRLYLELAKKSFQNHIVYRVDYVASLINAIVLIFVNIAIWRAINEEEGALAGLQLNILITYIVISFLMQTVYQMDEYYIEGKVRSGLISTDLLKPIYFRLYVFSYHMGSMLFKLVMQFIPAMLLSIFLFRLLPPFSTQMLLYFILSAMLGYLVLYHINFIVWISSFWFYWTFSLVTIKDAAVMILSGALIPIWFMPTWLIDFIEMTPFNAIFYTPILIYLGMMPEDEIFMSILKQVIWILVLFSIGHILWKRAAKKLVVQGG
- a CDS encoding bifunctional metallophosphatase/5'-nucleotidase codes for the protein MKKYTNLIVIGVVLIAGLSYFAIRAINFQDLLVTVGYYDKKVTILNTADIHGHLRYNNVNGEYVTLGETYLEMGLALMKGLIDEERERNPNTLLLDSGDAFHGTPEAAVGQGAGLVEAMNLMGYDAMVPGNHEYNWDWNRAKEIEEEINFPMISANIFKDGEPAYQGHLVFEVDGLKIGVFGLTTKQFLQNMQVYDTTGITYEDPVKHAKEQIALLQEQNVDAIIFLSHLGDDMDKELVLEHGVEGIDFILSGHGHALYEKVEKINDTFIAEAGSYTTHLGVADMYFRNGKVDKVVWSIRQSADTSKEDPEIRAIAERYHALALEEGKRIVGTSPEVLDGLRWNVRTKETNFANLITDAMREVGEADITLFNGGGIRESIDQGEIDLYSISSALPFVNTLVTVELKGEVLYEAIEHGLKTWPYGASNGGFPQVSGISYKIDGSKPAGKRLVSITKDGQPLDRERTYKVAITDYLLSGGDGYDMLKDAKVLYRGELLSDMLAKYIESKEVVNPQIEGRIEVVNQRYADN
- a CDS encoding acyl-CoA dehydrogenase family protein, with amino-acid sequence MSALPGIREKLEVLDVQELKEAFFSRANEVDAAFRFPHENFDDIVSRNLHALPLSEEFGGRNYGFERIFDTLVEMAAGCPSTALCMAMHYYTLAGLSRMPETPMLRQLFQDVHENGEFISSFNQPNVMSQFNKASGFELVKVKIDKVEGGYRINGRKHFVSGCERFKYLPVYGYQENTKSKLGMTALMVTRDDPGVEIKNAWNLSAMKASMSHHVEMSDVFVPDDRLIGREGYGVEDTNELSYWSRLAISAVYQGIAKSAVEHTISIMKRKRDLYSQTNLATMPGPQFTLAEMKIQLEVASNQLRGFARQADEERARGEFTDDLFQKSLITKYYVTNTANEIVRLAMQVEGMASLNQGGLLERLHRDVRAATFHQPTDDLLKEILAKRTLGVVTLRNRWN
- a CDS encoding ABC transporter ATP-binding protein; protein product: MALIEVDNLVKEYQLSVRHKGLLGSIRSLLIPEYTKKVAVDSISFSIEKGETVGFIGPNGAGKSTTVKMLTGILTPTSGTITVGGLSPYKDRKKNASRIGVVFGQRTQLWWDLPVADTYDLLKYIYKIPDNVFRENMELFTDILGLHEFLKQPVRQLSLGQKMRADIAAALLHNPEIIFFDEPTIGLDVVAKEQIREFVRTVNRERGTTMLFTTHDMSDIEKTCKRMIIIDHGKKIYDGTVEEIKEKYGKSRVLRVEFSEYIPNVQLPGAELIKEEGNKKWFEFQKDQTQVSRLINTLSQKYGIVDITVQEPEIEGVIREIYQGGIHLDETLSGVS
- a CDS encoding ABC transporter permease, whose translation is MRNSGFFEMMNLLYQYSKLSLKVTLEFKLDRSMITLAIFCREMIAVVVMLLILARFLHIRGWDMNQLFFLYSFLFLSYSLFVFIFAGVRDFDQLVHSGEFDRYLTRPRGLLFQVIASKIDLPATLGHGVVGLLLFMNTAFSVGIIWNASNILFYISVIVGGAVIQASIFMLTAVMSFWAIRIENVRNLIFFNARRIAGYPISFYPSLIQKMLIFIVPFSFVNYFPTQYFIRREDMELFWDGFMYMTPVVGVLMFVVVSLFWRIGVRSYSSSGNAMY
- a CDS encoding nucleotidyltransferase family protein, with translation MTTLTKYENITLEQELVLQLSQFRTADKERVEEILGQKLDLAEILGHLTYNRTAGIAYHTLRAINAPFFNREFEMVLFLVHQVQELRTKSHNQYITQIAKAMKESGIPHAFLKGSILAHSIYPAGCRISSDIDILLNGDDLTACSNVFKELGFIQGFHDENQNIVVPATRRELINYRMNYGEVVPFRKVVDDPGINLIEIDINFSLDWLPHGTEQAVSNFIAQSEDYTFDNGQKVSALPKEYFLAHLCVHLFKEAQVITWVEWQRDMGLYKFVDIYGFLTDPNLSINWEKFVQILTENDIVEDCYYALEYTRTFFPVLNENQGFVDMMARIKPANTDYLEQVIDGGNPDVKYKWKKDLLTRFFDLKRIDLLEKM
- a CDS encoding aminoacyl--tRNA ligase-related protein, with the protein product MRLEVDCPVTHAEVKKTLQYQLRFYFPEITSVTFQDNQRVVLESETPLPEQKVKASIEKSLRKFARINERIQSKVLFDSDSDQAQAYTEQHAPETLQASFLESVDSLLQQLQAGTGRMGEPMFGEQTYKVRPGLNVYANETAVVLDALDRFFMTVLQKAFHAEEMKPPSMISSSVVDRAGYFKTGCQHISFVSPISNDPEVFDEFLPFWSDASDENGICHDERLRQYTKVPKDILTPAICLHSYPLFENRKIESGEMVTLSMSGSVFRDESGNLNNEERLNEFKMREGIFFGARDKLIGIHPGLVALFVMCGHAFGFRYKIETANDIFFDENAMQQLLSQLVSDNKIELSVYSEEKQKYIAIASLNKHHQHFSKNFNINDTNDQPVDTMCIAFGLSRFVYLMMERVKREGLHAFTQSLLAKRKEIDSWNGVKEWKPVAQLEG
- a CDS encoding acyl carrier protein; this translates as MTTHEKIGEIIGTVLEIDADRMSQVAGDDALNDLGMDSLNCVDIVLSIEEEFDVIFNDEELLLENLNTINKLAETVEQKLGLHSVT